Proteins from a single region of Candidatus Scalindua japonica:
- a CDS encoding urocanate hydratase, translating to MNHNNDISVAMTIQLEEIFNQLPQMPDFVKGVRRAPKREFTLSRKETGLALKNALRYTPEKWHAGLAPEFLEELLSTGRIYGYRFRPKGKIASKPVDQYNGNCIEGKGFQVMIDNNLDFDIALYPYELVTYGETGQVCQNWMQYRLIKKYLEELTRNQTLVIESGHPVGLFESAPESPRVIITNALMVGCFDDQESWHRASALGVANYGQMTAGGWMYIGPQGIVHGTYSTILNAGRLKLEIAEDKDLRGRLFVSSGLGGMSGAQGKAVEIANGVGIIAEVDYSRIQTRHEQGWIGRIAHDPAEAFNLAKEYQQKKETLSIAFYGNIVDLLEYAVNNSIAIDLLSDQTSCHAAYEGGYCPQGLFFEERTELLKTDHTKFKEYVDRSLKRHFQLIKTMVDRGVFFFDYGNSFLKAVFDAGVKEICKNGKDTTEGFVFPSYVEDIMGPVLFDYGYGPFRWVCLSGKKDELIKTDKAAMECIDPNARFQDKDNYIWIRDAEKHNLVVGTQARILYQDSAGRMNIALKFNEMVRNGEVGPVMIGRDHHDTGGTDSPFRETANIKDGSNIMADMATQCFAGNVARGMSLVTLHNGGGVGIGKAINGGFGLVLDGSKRVDNIIRLAIPWDVMGGVARRSWARNENSIETCIKYNIERIGRDHITLPFIADDKLVDKLVSNAFEKNI from the coding sequence CGCTATACCCCCGAAAAATGGCACGCAGGACTGGCACCTGAATTTCTAGAGGAGCTACTTTCTACAGGAAGGATTTATGGATACCGTTTCAGACCGAAAGGAAAGATAGCCTCTAAACCGGTTGATCAATACAACGGTAACTGCATAGAGGGGAAAGGGTTTCAGGTAATGATCGATAATAATCTTGATTTTGATATCGCACTTTATCCTTACGAACTGGTTACCTACGGTGAGACGGGACAGGTGTGTCAAAACTGGATGCAGTACAGGCTTATCAAGAAATATCTGGAAGAGTTGACGCGAAATCAGACGCTGGTCATCGAATCAGGCCATCCGGTCGGTCTATTTGAATCCGCACCTGAGTCACCACGGGTGATAATTACCAACGCCCTCATGGTGGGCTGCTTTGATGATCAGGAGAGCTGGCACAGAGCATCAGCACTTGGTGTTGCAAATTACGGCCAGATGACAGCTGGTGGATGGATGTATATCGGGCCGCAGGGTATTGTTCATGGCACATACAGTACTATCCTGAATGCCGGAAGATTGAAACTCGAAATTGCAGAAGATAAAGATTTACGAGGACGTCTGTTTGTATCTTCCGGCCTTGGCGGAATGAGCGGTGCGCAGGGCAAAGCGGTAGAGATTGCCAATGGTGTCGGCATCATTGCTGAGGTTGATTATTCAAGAATCCAGACAAGGCACGAACAGGGCTGGATTGGCAGGATTGCTCATGATCCGGCGGAAGCATTCAATCTGGCGAAAGAGTATCAACAGAAAAAAGAGACCCTGTCAATTGCATTTTACGGAAACATTGTAGACCTGCTGGAGTATGCCGTAAATAACAGTATTGCCATTGACCTGTTATCCGACCAGACCTCATGTCACGCAGCTTACGAAGGTGGGTATTGCCCTCAAGGTTTGTTCTTCGAAGAGCGCACAGAACTACTAAAGACGGATCACACAAAATTCAAGGAATATGTAGATCGGTCGTTAAAGCGTCACTTTCAATTGATAAAGACTATGGTAGATAGAGGGGTATTCTTTTTTGATTATGGAAACAGCTTCTTAAAGGCGGTATTTGATGCTGGCGTTAAAGAAATCTGCAAAAACGGTAAAGATACAACCGAGGGATTTGTCTTTCCCTCTTATGTCGAAGATATCATGGGGCCGGTTTTATTTGATTATGGATATGGCCCGTTTCGATGGGTTTGCCTCAGTGGAAAGAAAGATGAACTCATCAAGACCGATAAAGCGGCCATGGAATGCATAGACCCAAACGCAAGATTCCAGGATAAAGATAACTATATCTGGATCAGAGATGCAGAAAAACATAACCTTGTTGTAGGTACACAGGCAAGAATATTATATCAGGATTCCGCGGGTAGAATGAATATTGCACTCAAATTCAATGAAATGGTCCGTAATGGAGAGGTTGGACCGGTGATGATTGGCAGAGACCATCACGATACTGGAGGTACCGACTCGCCATTCAGAGAAACGGCAAATATAAAGGACGGCAGTAATATTATGGCAGATATGGCTACACAGTGTTTTGCAGGAAACGTTGCAAGGGGTATGAGCCTGGTCACACTTCACAACGGCGGTGGCGTCGGTATTGGAAAGGCGATAAACGGTGGTTTTGGGCTCGTACTGGACGGAAGCAAGAGAGTAGACAACATCATCCGACTGGCAATACCCTGGGACGTCATGGGCGGTGTTGCAAGGAGAAGCTGGGCAAGAAATGAGAATTCGATTGAAACCTGTATCAAGTATAATATTGAACGTATAGGGAGAGATCACATTACGCTCCCTTTTATTGCAGATGATAAACTCGTGGATAAACTTGTTTCAAACGCATTTGAGAAAAACATATGA
- the hutI gene encoding imidazolonepropionase: MKGNVIIKNASQLVTCSGFQAKQGGDMSELHIINDGAVVIEKGVITAVGKSGEVLEKFTETEFDTIDATGKAVLPGFIDSHTHFVFGGYRAEEFSWRLGGEDYMEIMKRGGGIVATVNATREASREELIVSGRKRLDSMLSFGVTTIEGKSGYGLDEKTEIKQLEAMVELDKHHPVDIVRTFLGAHAVPENFKNREEKFIDYMVDNVMPQVVDRNLAEFCDVFCEKEVFSVEQSRRLLTKAKEFGFKLKIHADEIFQLGGTELAAELGAISADHLLHASDKGIAELADEGVVATLLPGTAFSLKESYAKGRNIVDQGCAVALATDFNPGSCHTESIPLIFVLATLYTGLTIEEAVTSLTINGAAAIDRADKVGSVDVGKFGDLIILEFPSYKFIPYHIGVSCVEKVIKNGIIVFDKANKSCYQN; encoded by the coding sequence ATGAAAGGTAATGTAATAATCAAAAACGCCTCCCAGCTTGTAACCTGCAGTGGGTTTCAGGCTAAACAGGGGGGAGATATGTCCGAGTTACATATAATTAATGATGGAGCAGTGGTTATCGAAAAAGGGGTAATAACGGCTGTCGGCAAGTCCGGGGAGGTTTTGGAAAAGTTTACTGAAACAGAGTTCGATACTATTGATGCAACGGGTAAGGCTGTTTTACCCGGATTTATTGATTCCCATACCCACTTTGTCTTTGGTGGTTATAGAGCTGAGGAGTTTTCCTGGCGACTGGGTGGAGAAGATTATATGGAGATAATGAAACGAGGCGGTGGTATTGTTGCAACAGTAAATGCTACTCGGGAAGCATCCAGGGAAGAGTTGATAGTGTCGGGGAGAAAACGTCTTGATTCAATGTTGTCATTTGGTGTTACTACTATTGAAGGAAAAAGCGGCTATGGGCTGGATGAAAAGACAGAGATAAAGCAGCTGGAAGCCATGGTTGAATTAGACAAACATCATCCTGTGGATATTGTCAGGACTTTTCTTGGGGCACATGCGGTCCCTGAAAATTTTAAAAACAGAGAAGAGAAATTTATTGACTACATGGTAGACAATGTAATGCCACAAGTCGTCGATAGAAACCTTGCTGAATTTTGTGATGTTTTTTGCGAGAAAGAGGTATTCTCGGTAGAACAGTCAAGGCGGTTACTAACTAAAGCAAAAGAGTTTGGGTTTAAGTTGAAAATACATGCAGATGAAATCTTTCAACTTGGCGGCACTGAACTGGCAGCTGAACTTGGCGCGATTTCAGCCGACCATCTGCTCCATGCTTCTGACAAGGGCATTGCTGAATTGGCAGATGAAGGTGTTGTAGCTACACTTCTACCGGGAACAGCATTCAGTCTGAAGGAGTCATATGCTAAAGGAAGAAATATTGTTGATCAGGGTTGTGCGGTAGCGCTGGCAACAGATTTTAATCCTGGGAGTTGTCACACTGAATCGATACCACTGATTTTTGTTCTGGCCACTCTTTATACTGGCTTAACAATAGAAGAAGCGGTTACCTCATTAACGATAAATGGGGCTGCGGCAATTGACAGAGCAGATAAGGTAGGAAGTGTTGATGTGGGAAAATTCGGGGATCTAATAATCCTGGAATTTCCGTCATATAAATTTATCCCTTATCATATCGGTGTCAGTTGTGTGGAAAAAGTTATTAAAAACGGTATAATTGTATTTGATAAAGCAAATAAATCATGTTATCAGAACTGA